In Blautia sp. SC05B48, a single genomic region encodes these proteins:
- a CDS encoding XdhC family protein, protein MRTLFQTIKQQFLEENDLVLVSVTASSGSTPRGAGSRMLVGKSGRISGTIGGGAVEYRAECMALDILEKKESCQHEFRLNHKDVENIGMICGGDVTAFFQYLDHNDPIIMEITETAEKFYEERKDFWLICDLLTTSGVSLYSPACGLIGTANVPSSVLSSLSAKPHRYHSEDYDLFSEQIGTSGTVYVFGGGHVSQKLVPILASVDFRCVVLDDRPEFTDPALFPGAVETILCDFNHLKQYVSITAADYCCVMTRGHSYDTIVQAQLLATPACYIGVIGSRAKKAAVFRRLIEEYNINEQDLNRIISPIGLEIKAETPAEIAISITGQIIQVRADRKATSK, encoded by the coding sequence ATGAGAACATTATTTCAGACAATAAAACAACAATTCCTAGAGGAAAACGATCTTGTACTTGTTTCCGTTACAGCATCCTCAGGGTCTACACCAAGAGGTGCCGGTTCCCGCATGCTGGTCGGAAAAAGCGGCAGAATTTCCGGAACCATCGGAGGTGGAGCTGTAGAATATCGTGCTGAATGTATGGCATTGGATATTCTTGAAAAAAAGGAATCCTGCCAGCATGAATTCCGGCTGAATCATAAAGATGTTGAAAATATTGGTATGATCTGTGGTGGTGATGTTACGGCCTTTTTCCAGTATCTTGATCATAACGATCCGATTATTATGGAAATCACGGAAACTGCGGAAAAATTCTATGAAGAGCGAAAAGATTTCTGGCTGATCTGCGATCTTCTCACCACCTCCGGTGTGAGCCTCTACAGTCCTGCATGCGGTCTCATCGGAACTGCCAATGTTCCTTCTTCTGTATTATCTTCTTTATCTGCAAAGCCACACCGATATCATAGTGAAGATTATGATCTGTTTTCTGAACAGATTGGAACCTCAGGAACTGTCTATGTATTCGGCGGCGGACATGTCTCACAAAAGCTTGTCCCAATCCTTGCAAGCGTTGATTTTCGCTGTGTTGTCCTGGATGACCGGCCGGAATTTACAGATCCTGCTCTTTTCCCGGGAGCAGTTGAAACAATACTTTGTGATTTCAACCATCTAAAGCAGTATGTTTCTATCACAGCTGCTGATTATTGCTGCGTCATGACACGCGGACATTCCTATGATACCATTGTACAGGCACAGCTTCTTGCTACACCTGCATGCTATATAGGCGTTATTGGAAGCCGCGCAAAAAAAGCTGCTGTATTTCGCCGTCTGATTGAAGAATACAACATTAATGAACAAGATTTAAACCGTATCATCTCACCTATAGGACTGGAGATCAAAGCAGAAACACCGGCTGAAATCGCCATTTCCATCACAGGACAGATAATCCAGGTTCGTGCTGACAGAAAGGCTACATCAAAATGA